The window CCTGGCCTCGGTCACGGCCGCGCACGCGCTCTTCGGCCTGCCCTACCGCTGGGCCCGCATGTCGATCACCACGGCAGAGGATCGCACCATCAGCTACCGCTCCGAACGCCTCGGCGCGAACGGCTTCGGAGGCCGCCCCGGCCCGCACTCCCGCATCGACGCCCGCCCCGGAACCGCCGACCGCTCCGCCGACCCCCTCGCCGTCTTCCTCACGGCCCGCTGGGGACTCCACATCGCCCGCGGCGGCCGCACCCTCTTCATCCCGAACGAGCACCCGCCCTGGCCGCTCGTGGACGCCGAGCTGACCTTCCTCGACGACGAGCTTCTCGCCACCGCCGGGTTCCCCGAGCTCGCCTCACGCCCGCCCGACTCGGTGCTCTTCTCGCCCGGCATCCACACCGCCTTCGGCCGCGCCCTCCCGTCCCCTTCGTGAGCCCACCCGCCCCACCGCTCTGAAGCTTCGCGCCCCAACGCCGACGCCGCCGACGTCAGCATCCAGACCGGCGTCCACGCCCAGACCGGCGCTCACGCCCAGACCCGCGCCCATCCCCAGACCGGCGCTCATGCCCAGACCGGCGCTCATGCCCAGACCGGCGCTCATGCCCAGACCGGCGCTCATGCCCAGACCGGCGCTCATGCCCAGACCGGCGCTCATGCCCAGACCGGCGCTCACGCCCAGACCGGCGCTCACGCCCAGACCGGCGCTCACGCCCAGACCGGCGCTCACGCCCAGACCGGCGCTCACGCCCAGACCGGCGCCCATGCCCAGACCGGCGTCAACGCCATCGGGAGCGGGCCCGCGGTCGGCGGCGGGCCGCGCATCCGGAGCCCGGGATAATGGTCGGGTGACCCTTGAGACCCCCGCCCTCGGCCTGCTGCTCGACGTCGACGGGCCGATCGCCGACCCCGTCACGCGCACCATCGCCATCCCGTCGATCGCCGCCGACCTGGTGGCGCTCGCGAACGCCGGTATTCCGATCGCGTTCAACACCGGGCGCTCGGACGGCTTCCTCAAGGGCGAGGTCGTCGGGCCCCTGGTCGACGGCGGTCTGAACCGCGACGCGCGCGTGTTCGGCGTCTGCGAGAAGGGCGCGGTCTGGTTCGCGATCACGCCCGACGGCGCGGGGGAGTTGTTCATGGCGGAGAGCCTCGTTCCGACGAAGGAGTTCTCGACCGCGGTCGAGCGGATGGTCGACGAGCGCTTCGCGGAGTGGATGTTCTTCGACCACACCAAGCGCGCATCCCTCGCCGTCGAGCAGCGCACCGACGTCGAGTCCACCGACTATCTCGCGGTGCAGGACGACTTCTGCCGTGCCGCCGTCGATCTGTGCAAAGAATTCGACTACGGCGTGATGTGGAGGACCGACTCGTTCCCCGCCTCAGACGGCAGCGTCACGAAGCGCATCGACCCCACGATCATCTCGGTGGACATCGAGTCGATCGTCGTCGGCAAGGACTACGGCGCCGAACGCGCCATCGCCCTGATCGAGGCGACCGGCCCGGTTCCCCGCCGCTGGCACACGGTCGGCGACTCCCGCACCGACTACGCGATGGCCGACTGGCTGCACGCCCACGACTTCGACGTCGAGCACGTCGACGTGCGCCCGGCCGACGGCCTGCTCGAGAAGCCCTACCCCGTCCTCACCGCGGCCGACCCCGCGCAGACGAACGACGCGGCCGGCGCCGCATTCCTCCGCACCTGGGCCACTGACCTCCTCGGCGCCTGACGTCCTGGGAGCCTGACTTCCTGCGAGCCTGACGTCCTGGGCGCCTGACCCCCGCCCTCGCCCTTCAACCGCGC of the Herbiconiux flava genome contains:
- a CDS encoding YqjF family protein, producing MSGVAPQPLSRAAPPLAGLLHEQDWQSLTFLHWRVDPAIVAPHLPPGTRPDVFDGSAWVGLIPFRLANATAPWFHALGPIPYAGTFPEINVRLYSVGDDGRRGVVFSSLESSRLASVTAAHALFGLPYRWARMSITTAEDRTISYRSERLGANGFGGRPGPHSRIDARPGTADRSADPLAVFLTARWGLHIARGGRTLFIPNEHPPWPLVDAELTFLDDELLATAGFPELASRPPDSVLFSPGIHTAFGRALPSPS